Part of the Novosphingobium sp. KA1 genome is shown below.
TTCCGAAAAGCCCTGGCTCTCCGGCGGCCAGTTCGGCATCGGCGACATTCCCATGGGCGTCTATGCCTACACCTGGTTCAGCCTGCCGTTCGAGAAGCCGGAATTCCCCGCGGTGGGCGAATGGTACGCCCGCATCCGCGAGCGCAAGGGTTATGCCCAGCAGGTCATGATCCCGCTTACCTGATCCTCCCGTCAAAGGCCTCCCGCATGATCACCCCTTCGCTCAACGCCGCTGTCGAGACGATCATGCGCGAGGTGTCTCGCGACGTGATCCTGCGGCACTACCAGTCGCTGTCCGCCGAACAGATCGTCAGCAAGGCGGTGAACGACGTCGTCACCGTGGCCGACCGCGAGAGCGAGGCGATCCTTGCCGAGCGCCTCGCCGCCCTGCTGCCCGAGGCGGCTGTCGTGGGCGAGGAAGCCACTTTCGCCGACGAGAACGAACTGCTCAAGCTCAAGGACCGGCTCTGCTGGATCGTCGACCCGCTCGACGGCACCAACAACTTCGCATCCGGCAAGGCCCCCTTCGGCATGCTCATCGCGCTGGCCGACAAGGGCGAGACACTGGGCGGCTGGATTCTCGACTGCCTGACCGGCCGGTTCTGCCACGCCTCGGCGGGCGGCGGCGCCTGGGTGGACGGGGAACGCCTCACCGCCCGCGCCACCGGAGAGCAGCCGCCGGTCGCGGCGATCTCGCTGATCTTCACGCAGGAATCCCGCCGCGAGCAACTGCGCAGCGAAGTCGCCCCGCACTACCGCATGGTCGACATCCCCCGCTGCGCCGCCGAACAGTATCCCCGCCTTGCGCTCGGCCAGAACGACGTGGCGATCTTCGAGCGTACCCTGCCATGGGACCATGCGGCGGGCGCCCTGTTCCTCAACGAGGCCGGCGGCAAGTGCGCCCGCCCCGACGGCAGCGCCTACCGGGTCGACGAGATCGGTCGCACCGGCCTGATCGGTGCCTCCAGCCCGGCGCTGTTCGACGACCTCGCCGCCCGGCTCGCGGCCCTGCCCGATTAGAGACTGTTTGAAAAATGCCCGAAAGGGCATTTTGAGGACGGCACCAGCCCGCTCCCCCACCCGACCACCCACAGGATACTGCCGATGGGCGGTCGGGTGGGGGAGCGGGCTGGTGCCGCGAAATTCGCTTTTCGCGAATTTCCAAACGGGCTCTTAGGCCCCGCTTCAGCGTCATACTTTGGCACAAGGTGACACGCCGGTTGACACTGTTGACACGGTCCTGAGGAAAAACCGTCACCTTGCGCCGACTGTCACCTTGCGGCCTGATGACGAGCGATTTTCCCACGATTTCAAAGAGCATTTGTCGCGCACGATCATGCCAGATCGCCGCGATGTAGGAAAATCGCCAGATGCGAGCCGCCCCGCACGCATGCCCGTGAAAGCGCGGGCCTCCGCTTGCCCCATACCCCCACCTGCGGATTCCCCGGCCCTCCGGCGTCTCCGAACCGTTCCCTCAACAGGACGGGGATGGGAGAACGACGATGACGACATCGGGCGTGGCGGGCATATCCTGTGTCATTCTTGCGCTGACCCCATGTCTGGCGCCCAGTCCGGCCCTGGCGCATTCAGAAAAGAGTTGGGGCGAAGCGGGCTGGCGGTATCTTCCGCCTGCCGTGGCATGGTCGCTTTCGGACCTCGCCGCGCCCGATCAGAGCAAAGTGGAAGTCGTCGACCGCGACGACGGCAACGCCGGATGGCGACTGGAAGCCGTCGCCGTCCGATCCTACGATCCGCTGTCCCTCGCGCTTCCCGCAAGGCTGATCGACGACCATGACACCGCCCGGTTCCGCACCCGACATTTCAGCGCCAGCGCGTGGCATGCGCTGGGCGACCACGACACCCTGCGCTTCACCGCCGTCGCCGGTCGCACCAGCCGCCGCACCGACGATGCCGTGGTCCTTCCGGCCAAGACCCTGACCGGATTTGCCGGTGCGCAACTGGCCTGGGAGCATGCGCGAACGTGGTCTTTCTCGATCGGCCCTTTCAGGCAAGGCGGCTGGGGCGGCCGCTCGCTCGAAAGCGATCTGCTGCATTTCTCGCACGGCGAACCGCCTGCCGCGCGCGGTTTGAAGGCCTCCTGGCGCATGAGCCTGCAGGGCAACAACAACGACGGCGCCGGACGCGGTATCTGGGTCGGGCTGGATTCCCGTCTCGGCACCCGCGCAGCCGGACTCGGGGGTGCCCTGGCGCAGTCCGCGCTCCATGACTCCCGTCTCGGCCTTGTGCTTGCCGCCCAATTCTGGAGTCGAGTGGCCGGCTACCGAGCCTTGCCGAGCGAACAAGCCCCTGCTCTCTCGCCCTTCACCGACCAGCGCATGATGTCCGGCGGTGTCCTTTGCTGGCCTATTCCCGGGGCATCCGGCAGGTTCATCAACGGCTCCCTGCGGTTCTCGAAATCGAGCTTCAGCGCCGAGCCGCCGTAATTTCCCGAAACGTACATCATCAGCCGCGTCTGGAAGCGGGTCACCCTGCCCGTGTTCGCATCCTTCGAACTGGCATAGCCACCCTGGCAGGTCTGCGTCGCCTGCAATTGTCCCTGGCCCAGACGCATCTTCAGCGGACGGCACTGCGTCGTTCCCGCAGCCTGGGAGCGCCCCTCGCCCACCAGCAGGCGCACGAAGTCCTCCACTTGCGTATCGGCAAGGCAGAAGTGCCACTCGCGGTCCTTGCCCACGGCCATCGCCGTGTCACCCCCGTCGAGACTTTTGCCGATGCGATAGGACCGCGAAATCGTGACGAGCCAATCCCCGCCCTGCATCGTCCTCTGCTCGCGCGTGCCTTCGACAATGATATCCTGCGGATCGGCGCCGCCCTGCGCCTGCGCGGACCAGGCGGACGCCGCCATCAGGAAAACCGGAACCGCGCGCAACCAATGCATGGCAAGCCCTCTGCCAGTCAGCATCCGCAAGGATAAGTCGCTGCGGGCGAACAGCTTGGGATTATGGAAGAAATACCAAGAAATGCAACGCCCTGGCAGCTCCCACAATAAATGCAGAGGACAAAGAAAAACCCCCTCCACCGCGCAGGTGGAGAGGGTTCTCATTCATCCGGGGCAACAACGGCCCCCGTGAATTCTCAGAGTTCGCCTTCGAGCCAGCCCTTGAGCGCACTCTTGGGCGCCGCACCCAGCTTCTGGGCGACCGGCTTGCCGTCCTTGAACAGCACCATCAGCGGGATCGACTTCACGCCGATCTCGGCGGGGATGCCGGTGTTGGCCATGATGTCCATCTTGGCGATGGTGACCTTCTCGGACAGCTCGTCGCTGATCTCTTCGAGAGCGGGGCCGATCATCTTGCAGGGGCCGCACCAGTCGGCCCAGAAATCGACGAGAACGGGCTTGTCGGACTTCAGGACGTCGTCTTCGAAGCTGGCGTCGGTAACGGCAATGGTTGCCATGAACTTGAACTCCTCGGGGGTATCTCGGGTTGATCGCAATCTAGGGAGGAATCGCCGGGAGGCAACGCCCCGGCGCACATAGCTTTACTGGACCTGTGCAAAGTCGGGCTTGTGCGCCGCCAATGTCGCGGACGGTACTTCGATCAGGCGCGGAACGGAAGTGTAGAGCAAGGCGACTTCCACCGCGCGTCCCGGGAACGCCACTTCCAGCGCGGCGGCATAGGCCGCCATCTGCCGCAGCACGCCTCTCGGCACCTGCTCCAGACGTTCGGGCGGACGGCGCGCGGTCTTGTAATCGACCAGCCGCACGCGGGTGGGCTCGACCACCAGACGGTCGATCGTGCCCGCCACCACCTGCCCGCCGACGACCGCCGCCACCGGCACTTCGGCAAGGCTGCGGGGCCCGAACAGGTCAGCCCAATCGGGATTGCCGAGCACCGCCAGCGCGCTGTCCAGCATCGCCTGACGCACCTCTTCGGCAAGATCGGCGGCATTGCGGGCAAGCCATTGCCAGCCCGCCTCCTCGCGCATGTCGGCAGCGACTTGCGGCAGGCGTTCGAGCAGCTTGTGCACCAGCGTACCGCGCCGCAGGGCATCGCGGCCCGCACCCGGCGGGAACGGCGGATCGGGGGCGTCCTCCTCGCCCAAAGCAGACGGCGCCAGCGGACGCGGCGGACGCGGTTCGGCTGGGGCAACACGCTCCAGCCAGCGCGGCAGCGGCTCACGCAGCGGCAGCTGCACCGAGCGGACTTGCGCCGGCAAGGGCGCGGGCGGCGTGCCGTAATCGCAGCGCGTGCCCCAGATCGCATCCTCCACCTCAGCCCCGTCCTCGAACAGGCTGCGCAGGCGGGCGAACCAGCTTTTCTCGGCCGGGCCGTCCTTGTCGCGCTTGCCCAGCGCGCCGCCGACAAACAGCGCTTCCTCGGCGCGGGTCATGGCGACGTAGAGCAGGCGCCAGTGTTCCTGTTCGTCCCCCTCGCGGTTTTCGGCGATCTGCGCGGCGATGCGGCCCGCCTTCTCGTCCTTCGACAGCGGCGGCAGCGGCACCTTGCGGCGTGCCTCGCGCGGGTCGGCAAGTTCGAAACCGCGCTCGCGCGCCGCCTCGGGATTGCCGGTGGCGTCGGCGAGGATGACGATGGGCGCCTGCAGGCCCTTCGATCCATGCGCGGTCATCACGCGGACAAGCCCCTGCGCGGCATCCGCCTCGCGCTTCAGCTCGCCGTCGCCCGCATCGAACCATGCGAGGAAACCGGCAAGGCTGGGCGTGTCGGTCATGACATAGGCCTGCGCGGCGTTGACCAGTTCGTCGATCGGGTCGTTGGCCTCGCTGCCCAGCCGCGCCACCAGCTTGCGCCGCGCCTGCCATGGCCCGACCAAGAGCCAGTGCAGCATGGCCTGCGGCGGCGCATAGTCGGCCTTGGCGAGCAGTTCGCCCAGTTGTTCCATGACCACGCCGATTTCGGGGCCGGACTGGGTGCGCAAGTGATCCCACAGGCGCACGCCCTTCGCCCGGTGCCCGAAGCGCAGCAATTGCTCCTGGCTCCAGCCCACCAGCGGCGAGACGAGCAGGCTGGCCAGCGTCAGGTCGTCCAGCGGCTGCACCGCAAAGCGCAGCGCGGCAATCAGGTCCTTCACCGCCAGCGGCGCGCCCAGACGCAGACGGTCGACGCCCGCCACCGGCACACCCGCCGCATGGAGCCGCGCGACGATCAGCCCCGCCAGTTCCTTGCGCTGGCGCACCAGGACCATGATGTCACCCGCCCCGGCGCGGCGCGGCTTGCCCTTGTGGAGCGCGAAACCGGGGCCGCTTTCATCCAGCCATTCGCGCACCTGACGGGCGATGCGCTCCGCCATCTGGCGATCCGGGCGGGAGAGCCAGTTCGGCTGCGCACCGTCGGCGTCGTCGGTGTCGAGGGGTTCTTCCTCCTCCACTTCCTCGGCCACCGGCTGCCACAGCGCGACATAGCCGGGACGCTCCTGCCCGACGTGACGCTCTGCCGGACGGTCGAGCCCGAAATTGCCGTGGCCGATGCCGCCGATGGCCTCGTCCACGAAATCGAGGACTTTCTGCGCGGTGCGGAAGCTGCGGTCGAGCCCGAGTTCGACGAGGCGCCGCGGCGCGGCCGCGCTGCGCAGCATGTCGGCATTGTCCGCCGCCTGGTCCATCATGGCGCGCACGCGCTCTGCCGCACGGCGGAAGTTCTCCGGGCTGGTGCCCTGGAAGCGGAAGATCGCCTGCTTGTAATCGCCCACCACGAAGAGCGTGCGCAAGAGTTCGCTCCGCTGGCCCTCCCCGGCCCAGAACTCCTCCGCCATGGCAAAGACGATGTCCCACTGCGCGGCATTGGTATCCTGCGCCTCGTCGACCAGGATGTGGTCGAAGCGGCGGTCCAGCTTGTAGCGGATCCAGTCGGCCGAAGCCTGCCCGCGCAAGAGGTCGGCGGCGCGGCGGATCTGGTCGTCGAAGTCGATCAGGCCTTCGCGCTGCTTCGCCTCGTCCCAGGCGATCGCGAAAGCGCGGCCAAGGCGCAGCGCGGGCACCAGCCGGTCGGCCAGCCCCAGCAGTGCCTTCACCTCGCGGATGCGAACCAGACACTCGCCCACGCGCGAGGTATAGCCTTCGTAATCGGGCTCGAACTTTGCAAGGTTCCTGGCGCTGCGAACCGCATCGTCCTTGGTGAACAGCGCGCCGTAGAGGTCTTCCACCTGCTCGGCGCGCTTGGCGGGCGAATGCATCAGCCAGGGCACCAGCACGTCGGTCGCCTTGTGCGCGGTGGCGGTGTTCCACTCGGCCAGCACTTCGCAGCAGCGGCGCAGCGAGCGGACGTCGAACTGGTCGTCCGC
Proteins encoded:
- a CDS encoding inositol monophosphatase family protein, which produces MITPSLNAAVETIMREVSRDVILRHYQSLSAEQIVSKAVNDVVTVADRESEAILAERLAALLPEAAVVGEEATFADENELLKLKDRLCWIVDPLDGTNNFASGKAPFGMLIALADKGETLGGWILDCLTGRFCHASAGGGAWVDGERLTARATGEQPPVAAISLIFTQESRREQLRSEVAPHYRMVDIPRCAAEQYPRLALGQNDVAIFERTLPWDHAAGALFLNEAGGKCARPDGSAYRVDEIGRTGLIGASSPALFDDLAARLAALPD
- the trxA gene encoding thioredoxin; translated protein: MATIAVTDASFEDDVLKSDKPVLVDFWADWCGPCKMIGPALEEISDELSEKVTIAKMDIMANTGIPAEIGVKSIPLMVLFKDGKPVAQKLGAAPKSALKGWLEGEL
- the addA gene encoding double-strand break repair helicase AddA, whose amino-acid sequence is MSGPATVHPLHGNQMRAVDPRDSVWLSASAGTGKTQVLSSRVLRLLLQEGVSPSQVLCLTFTKAGATEMAARINGTLAEWVRLEETQLFLRLDAIGAPTDPETMARARTLFAAVLDCPGGGLRIDTIHAFSQWLLATFPLEAGLVPGTRPMEDRERALLARQVLADLLVEAEEAALGDTHLLRAIAQLSLRHGPDSVMDFLLRCASAREAWFGPGSWQAGDMRGHVLRLLGLPADAGGDMLASMCADDQFDVRSLRRCCEVLAEWNTATAHKATDVLVPWLMHSPAKRAEQVEDLYGALFTKDDAVRSARNLAKFEPDYEGYTSRVGECLVRIREVKALLGLADRLVPALRLGRAFAIAWDEAKQREGLIDFDDQIRRAADLLRGQASADWIRYKLDRRFDHILVDEAQDTNAAQWDIVFAMAEEFWAGEGQRSELLRTLFVVGDYKQAIFRFQGTSPENFRRAAERVRAMMDQAADNADMLRSAAAPRRLVELGLDRSFRTAQKVLDFVDEAIGGIGHGNFGLDRPAERHVGQERPGYVALWQPVAEEVEEEEPLDTDDADGAQPNWLSRPDRQMAERIARQVREWLDESGPGFALHKGKPRRAGAGDIMVLVRQRKELAGLIVARLHAAGVPVAGVDRLRLGAPLAVKDLIAALRFAVQPLDDLTLASLLVSPLVGWSQEQLLRFGHRAKGVRLWDHLRTQSGPEIGVVMEQLGELLAKADYAPPQAMLHWLLVGPWQARRKLVARLGSEANDPIDELVNAAQAYVMTDTPSLAGFLAWFDAGDGELKREADAAQGLVRVMTAHGSKGLQAPIVILADATGNPEAARERGFELADPREARRKVPLPPLSKDEKAGRIAAQIAENREGDEQEHWRLLYVAMTRAEEALFVGGALGKRDKDGPAEKSWFARLRSLFEDGAEVEDAIWGTRCDYGTPPAPLPAQVRSVQLPLREPLPRWLERVAPAEPRPPRPLAPSALGEEDAPDPPFPPGAGRDALRRGTLVHKLLERLPQVAADMREEAGWQWLARNAADLAEEVRQAMLDSALAVLGNPDWADLFGPRSLAEVPVAAVVGGQVVAGTIDRLVVEPTRVRLVDYKTARRPPERLEQVPRGVLRQMAAYAAALEVAFPGRAVEVALLYTSVPRLIEVPSATLAAHKPDFAQVQ